A single genomic interval of Lathyrus oleraceus cultivar Zhongwan6 chromosome 7, CAAS_Psat_ZW6_1.0, whole genome shotgun sequence harbors:
- the LOC127103575 gene encoding eukaryotic translation initiation factor 4 gamma-like, with the protein MKDHREISHGMYMFSKIDPSEVIAHYLQDLDEQGIDISGFTLDPLLEQPQNFTKRKREPSDKKKKKKKKKNTLNTEDSSVSQKPPMPLSSSTPSKSSNSEAPLISWSRWMTYEVFKLEGLSKQVRNDYIRGAKERLEARLVQEAEEKARKEDEEKARIEAEERVQLEVKEKVAAEVATAEAKVDAE; encoded by the exons ATGAAAGACCACAGGGAGATATCTCATGGGATGTATATGTTCTCCAAGATTGATCCCTCAGAGGTTATCGCTCACTACCTTCAGGATCTGGACGAACAAGGTATTGACATCTCTGGCTTCACTCTTGACCCGTTACTAGAACAGCCTCAGAACTTCACGAAGAGGAAGAGAGAGCCTTCTgataagaagaagaagaagaagaagaagaagaatactCTGAATACTGAAGATTCTTCAGTATCTCAGAAGCCACCTATGCCTCTGAGTTCCTCTACTccaagtaagtcttccaattcTGAAGCTCCTTTGATTTCTTGGTCTAG GTGGATGACATATGAGGTCTTTAAGCTCGAGGGACTCTCTaaacaagtcagaaatgactacatcagagGAGCTAAGGAAAGACTGGAGGCGCGTCTGGTGCAGGAAGCTGAGGAAAAGGCTAGGAAGGAAGATGAAGAGAAGGCCAGAATTGAAGCTGAAGAAAGGGTCCAATTAGAAGTTAAGGAGAAAGTTGCCGCTGAAGTTGCTACTGCAGAAGCTAAAGTTGATGCTGAATAG